CTCGACGCAGACCTTCGCGTTGGGGGAGGCGCCCGCAAAGAGGTACGGGAAGTGCGTATCCCAGCCCACGGTCTGGCCGCGAAACACGGGGCTGGCCAGCTCGACCCGGACATACATCGGCTCAGTCCGTACGATGCCGGGATCTGTGGCGACGCAGACCGCTAGGGGATCGTGCAACCAGCAGCCGGGCAGGTGGCGTCGTTCCATCACGAACCGCACCCAGGGATCGACGACCTCGGCGAGATAGTCGCTGAGCGGCGTGCCGATCGCCCGGATCCGCCCGACGTCTCCCGGCGTGAGGCACGTGCGCTTCGTCACGTCGAGGCCGACGATGGTGATCGGCGCGCCGGACGACAGGACGATGTGGGTCGCTTCCGGGTCGTAGCTGGCGTTCAGTTCGGTCGCGGGCGTGAGTGTCCCCGGGGTTCGCACCGCTCCTCCCATCCAGACGATCGCCTTCAATGCCGAGGCCAGCCGGGGCTCGACGCGCATGGCGGTCGCGATGTTTGTCAGCGGCCCAATCGGGACGACCGTGACCTCGCCCGGGCGGGCCATGACCGTCTCGATCAGGAATTCGGCGGCGCGCCGGCGGTCTTTGGCATGGCGGGGGGCGGGCCGGCGGACCCCGCGCCACAGGCGCGCCGCCAGCTCGCTTGACTCCCGCGCGCGGATGCCGGACCTGATCGGCGCGGGATCCGCGACGAGAGGCGTCGCCGCACCCTCACAGACGGGAATGTCGGTTCGGCCCGCGACCTCGAGGAGGTGCAGCGCGCAGGCGGTCGCGTCCGCGACTTCGACGTTGCCGGCGACGGTGGTGAGTCCGAGGAGGTGAACCTCCGGGGACAGGAGCGCGGCCGCGATGGCCAGCGCGTCGTCGATGTCGGATCCCGGGATGCCGTTGCCCGGGTCCGTGTCGATGACGAGCGGTATGCTCATCGTCGGTGCCCCCTCCTCGCGCCGATGCCGCGGCCGCGCATGCTAGGGTCAGGCCAAGCCCCTGCGAGGTCTTGCGGCCCAGGTGCCGGATCCCACGATTTCGTTCAGGGGCGGGTTCGCCGGCGCTGAGCCCAGACGTCCTCGACGGCGATGCCCGTGGCCTTCGGGAACTCCGCCTTGGCGACACACAAGCCCGGGCCACTAAAAATTGAACGCGTTAGTCAGGTCGTTGGCCGCGGCGTCCCGGGTGGCGAGCGGCGGCAGGTTCCACCTCGTCTCGATGAGCTTGAGCCCGGATGGCGGACGGTTAGCGGGATGAGATGAGGGCCGTGCAAGTATTCGCTCACGTCGGTCCCGCAGATCGCGCCACGGAGGACCTCAAGCACGAGCTCCCCGCGGTCCGGCGGGCCGGGCTCCGGAACGGATTCGATCCTCACGTCGCGGCGACCGTGGTAAACTGATGCCTTCATCTCTAGCCCCCGAAAAGAAACTCCGCTATCGTTGTCCCGGGGGGCTATGCCGGTTCCATCTTAGACCGCATATCGCCATGCGATGTACGGGCTCTCCCGACTACGATCAAGCTCCTCAAAAGGTGTGGGCATTGCAGAGGAGTGATGATCCACGATCATCCACTGTCCGCCGCGATCGAAATAGGTGAAACTATACCGCGCAGGGACCGTTTTGATCTCGCCGTCGCGGATATACGAAAACGTGTAATCGCCGGTGTTGATCGCCGTATCCCCGTAGACGCGGATGAGTTGATG
This bacterium DNA region includes the following protein-coding sequences:
- a CDS encoding nucleoside hydrolase, which translates into the protein MSIPLVIDTDPGNGIPGSDIDDALAIAAALLSPEVHLLGLTTVAGNVEVADATACALHLLEVAGRTDIPVCEGAATPLVADPAPIRSGIRARESSELAARLWRGVRRPAPRHAKDRRRAAEFLIETVMARPGEVTVVPIGPLTNIATAMRVEPRLASALKAIVWMGGAVRTPGTLTPATELNASYDPEATHIVLSSGAPITIVGLDVTKRTCLTPGDVGRIRAIGTPLSDYLAEVVDPWVRFVMERRHLPGCWLHDPLAVCVATDPGIVRTEPMYVRVELASPVFRGQTVGWDTHFPYLFAGASPNAKVCVEVDNARFMSRFLGALGARG
- a CDS encoding SgcJ/EcaC family oxidoreductase; translated protein: MKSPDTYHALTAATAKWAEAFTDDTPERLLALYDQEAVLLGTFSPKRRDNPKAIRNYFVDVFAALPGHKVSFGHQLIRVYGDTAINTGDYTFSYIRDGEIKTVPARYSFTYFDRGGQWMIVDHHSSAMPTPFEELDRSRESPYIAWRYAV